The genomic window tattacactgctccatagacaatacgttgtaatttcgttctggtgcaccagaacgaaattcaaatttcacgatatctttgctaaacgaattaatctgcaagaaatattttgtacataaacattatgtagccagaggtttccagtgatataaaaatctcaactttttttgagaaaagtgggggatgaggctgtggatcacgaagtgcccctttaaaggACAATCATAATTATGGTATATCTTcgtcaaaaaaaaataatataaatcaacATTGCTTTATAACGGAATTCTGTTTGAACTTAATCTTAGTTTTGATGCAATAGTTTTTCGTTATACATCAAATCAAGGAAGTAAGTAACTGAACATTGATTCTTGCATAATATGAACTGTTTTACACTGGAATTCGTCACTGGGTGTTTTTTATAGTTGTAAATTTCCAAAGCAACGTTTTGATGCAAACGTTTTtcgatagacataaaatatacaaTGAAGCATACATGATAACTCCggacctttgtttcataaccactattattaatgctctgcgtgctatagccatgcgcttcaatggaaaaagttcaagttttgaaatattttctcaaaatatcaagagctatcttaagaactactgaatcaatactaggcttgtttgtactcattttaatgcatttttcatgctgattccaaatatggtcatgaaaatttacatgcctgaaatttttgaatttttgattttttttttaacttgtcgtctgcagtcgacacccgcgtgaagagagttaaggcttTTGTCATTGTCTAGATTAGGggattaatgaaaagttacaccttGTAGATTTGAATGGGTACGTACGGTATTGTAAAACATgcactttcaaaaattgcttaatgtattgtggttcttgagatatgtgtcgTTTTATGAACGGATAAAGAAGTTAAGTTTCGACACTTTTGCATCATAACTCAAggaccacaagacctacaaaagtgtaactgTGATATATGAATTCTTCGTCAATATCCACAGCACTTTTTGCCAGAGGTTATTACTATTCACAGGATACCAAATCGCCGGCCAATTCACAACAGCTAACTACTCTAACTGGTCTTGAGAAACATTTAGAAGCTTTTAGAGagaccctttaaaaaaaaatcaaaatctgcGTAGTTTCAAATAATGTCCCCTTTGTGACCCAAAATTCAACATATGACCTTTTTCCCTATGGTTGTTTGCTgtgttcatttattaatttttctaacaaaatattatataatgttcaattctagacctgaacagTTATCCCACTGataaacacatatattttgtagctatttttaacatgatAGATTCTCCTTtcaatatcaaattattcatctttttctgcttttttgtagtaatttttattctttaaactgcatatttgtgtggaaattgagggcgccatttacatatattttaaattccaggcggcataggacactaGACTAGCGAAATACAAGGCTggcagccccattcaaaatagacggttagcagttgtaaattgaaaaacaacataggcCAGTAGGCCTGTAAGTAAGTGGGATACTTTGtcgtcgaaccccaacggttttagagtaagataattttgctttgacaccacattacaaatttagaattgtttgtgaagatttcatgattatgtacgtgttaatccaatggcgacgtcaaaaatggcgttatcgcatccgccaccgcctGTTAAATTCAGAGTATGtatagtatgaacatgtagaatcAAGCAGTTACCCTACCTACTCTTCTCCTAAACAATGAGAAGTCCTATACCTCAACacagtttttggtgactttggtttgagagttgtttttaggtaattttgggtcgctgatttcaaatatagcattAATTTTTGCATATCACGTCAAATGTTCACTCTATGGTATACCCCCGCTTATATGAGAGGGTGTATTGCCCGGGTCTATAAAGTTACTTAATCACATGAACCCAATTCAAAGTCAAAAGGTAAATGCATAAACATTGACACTAATTTGGCAAGAAGATTTGTCTTAGCATGTTTATGATTGTATAACAATTAAATGCATGACTATAAATCATGTAGAAATATACAAGATTCCATGTGTTTCAGAGCTCCGTTATGTGgtgcaaagcatcatgggaaggtATGATTGTCTGCTATTAAGCTGTATTTATCAGTCCAATAATTCCActtaatgtacaatatttttaagacaaaggcaaaaagtataactcatcctgtccttgcttattaaacatatgtgttttaaatagtaattcatgaaatttcaccatttgtcatagaaaaaaaacttgacctgatagggaaaaactgatgccatatttgaaatcagcgaccccaaattagttaaaaacaactcttaaatccaagtcaccagaaaaaaagttaaattttgttggccagtgtaatgaaacctaggtgatacagactgtatcaaaatgattggtacccaacaGTTTCCGTTGAATATTAACAAGTCTGTCGTATCATAATACAAAATAAGATCCATTTATTTGGTAGGTAATGGTCATTACAAGATAGAGGACCTGATTTGGGAGAAGCAGTCTTTTTAATAAACATTAAAACAGAGTACAAATCATTTCGTTACAACCTGTATGAGGCCGCAAATCTAAAATAACTCAACCCTAACATTGTAAGTACATaccaaaaagtaactaccccccgcccccccccccttaatgaAAGGCCATTACTCAACAAGAGTTTATCTtgtgccaaatttgggatatgcattcgaagcagaatgtatttctgcgcattattaTGACACATTATTGCAGCGCACATTTAAATGACagtaacccaatatttgaaagttgcagcaaaatcctctTGCCCTGTATTCAGTGCCCATGGAAGGAAATTTTTAGAGGCCAAAACATGTGATTCAATGAGAACCGAACAaatttccttcaatggatactgaatacagtAAATTCTGCTTCGAATACATATCCCAAATTTAGCGTAAGATAAATTGTTTGGGGTAATTACATTTTGTGGGTAATTAATTTTTGGTATGTggttatataattatgttgtgtATTCTGTTTGATACTATTTTTATTTCTCAGGTTTTCACCATCTATACTGCTTTACCTATTGATGGTAATTCCTTGTATCTGGGTGGTAGAATGGCAGATGTATTTTGGACGTATGGATCACCGCTTGAATAATTCAATATCTACCTGTAACCCAGAAGACTTCAGCCAACTTAATGAAGAGAAGACAGCCCTTCTTGGATTCCCAGAAAATGTAAGGAAATACATTTGAGCATCTGcaaaatgaaataatgaaatgaaattgtcACCCCAAAGTCAAAGTTTTTACAGGATAAAAATTCAAAACAGCTCAAGTTTTGTTTAAACTCATACCAAAATTGTCATGAAAATGGACCGATATTGTTGGCACTGTTATCTTATTTCTATTAAATCAAGAATAGTTTAACCACTCTGTAACAACTCATTACCTAGGTAACCATTCAGGAATTAACGATAGGCCATCATCAGAAGGACTCAATTGCCAACTGCCTAGTTTGCTGCGTTGCTATAGTTACCAGTCATTCTAGGTGGtagaaactattctttattagagTTGCTATGACAGGCAAAACCATCATACGTTGCTCAGCAGCCAAACTAAATGTATATTCTTAGGGATGGAGGTACAATCGTTTGGAATTTACTATAACAAACCGTTCAGAATTTGTATTGGTAATCCTAAATGAATGTCTAAGCAAGGatataaataaatgttaaaccacctaaatatggtattattataataaataatatatatattttctccTTCAGGGTGACTTCACAAGCAAGTATGGCATGACATCCCGTGATTGGTCCCTGGGTTTACAACAGGTGATGCTCTTTGTCCTCATTGTCGGCAGATGGCTAAGCCCAAAAGGTGATATCTCGCGAGATCAGCTGTCTCAACTACTAATGGTTCACTTCGGTACAGCAGCGGATATCTTGGAATACGTAACGGAAGGACTAAGCAACTCAGTGGTCATGTGCAATCACCGTCATATTCTAATAGTCCTGGTTGTGTGGTCATTGAGTATGTTTCAGTTCACTTTAAGTCCTACGGCAACGAGATCTAAAAAGAAAGGTGCGAAAAAACAAATGAGTTGCATATGCTTTGATACCGAAATCTGGTCCATAGTTGTATCTACCTGTGTTCAAGACGCACCTTTCTTAGGCACACGGCTTTACTTCATGGTGGTTCATCAGTCACGAAATCAGTCCAGTATTTTCTTTACTTGTAAGAatgctttgttgttgttgatacaaACTTACagagttataattattattttagatAGTAAAAAGAAAcccagaaaaagaaagaaaaagaccaAATTTAATCTGCAATCTTCTCCCGCCCCTCGACGGCGAGGTCCTGCGAAATCGTCAAGTGGGCGATTCCGTAATCCGCACCTAAGATTGCCACGCTTCATCAGGAACATTATAGATAGATATAGAATAAGAAGACAACGTCCTTCGAGCTCTGCAGCAAAACCTCGTGGCAATAAGGAAGAGGGGTGTCTATCTGGATTAAAATGTATTACGCTACCAAAGAGGAGTACTACCTCCAATAGCACTGGTGGTAGACGATGGACTCTTGCCGCATTGAGACCAGGCAGACCAAATCCACCGGAGCAACGCCGTAGACATAGTAGTAAAGGTGTTCTTAAAGGTGTTTTCCGAACATCTCCACCGAAAGAATCTGACCAAAGGTGTGCGACATTTATCTAACTAAGGACAAAACTGAGACAAATCGCGATTTTGGTTCACCTACAAATACACAGTTTTATTGAGACacattataaactcctcaacaaaagtttggaaagtttttttcaagcatttgtatctcaaattatttgtgacatattcatatcgtgttgtatatcaatggatagctacaatactccccattacaatgacacctcatttgaaacactaacatttttcacggctgagtacacgccttgtgaatgtagtggggtctaaaaaagaatttgccaaattgatcattattctgtgcagcaagctgcaatcccataacttcacaatctggaaCCTAATGCAATCATcaaagatgacaccgctcgcccctcATGATAGCCACGAtaatcaacgactacctacagaatatgggaatagagtcaaaatggcctgccatcaggccagacccgggggccagacctcaacccgattgaacacttgtgggaccagctggatcgtgctgtgcgtgccagagaagcccatatgcaaccatattgaatgacctgcgacgaatccttgttgaagaatggaattccatcccacggtaacgtgtaaccaggtcggtgagcagcatgaggagaaggtgcctgactataatggctgcctgtggtttttccacccactGTTGAGGTTattggctagcgttgtttgagcacagaataatggtcaatttggcaaattctgtttgagaccccactacattcacaaggcgcgtACTcatttgtttcaaatggggtgtcactgTAAAggagagtattgtagctatccagtgatatgcaacacgatatgaatatgtcacaaataattggagatacagatgcttgaaaaaactttccaaacttttgttgaggagtttatatgtaTTTCAACTACAATTACATATTCTGTTGAGATACATTAAATATTCGAGTTGGGATATTGAATGAgattgaacttaatttcaaaattgcctTTGTTGGCAGACCGTCACACCTTTATTCCTATTATAACTCACTTCAAATTTAGGACATTTTGGTGGCATCGGCAATCTTGTGCTACGTCTATAATAGCTACATTATATTAATAGGTAATGGAGAGTTTATATCTTTAGCAGAGCATTCTTTTACAATTGGTCGTAAACAAGAAGTAAGAGATTTGTATGACGTTAGTATAGCGAATCTAAACGTGCTCTTGTagcttttatttaaaatatttattaaagtaGAACAGCAGAAAAAGGTTCTTACTTTCAACGCATCGTTGAAACTGATAAATATCGCTACAACGTATTTATTTATACGATATTTGTTTAGTTTATCTGTTGTAAGTCTTAAAGGTGTTCTCCGAACATCTCCACCGAAAGAATCTGACCAAAGGTGTGCGACATTTATCTAGGACAAAGCTGAGACAAATAGTTTTATTGAGATACATTGAATGCgacgtcccatgtcaaaaccagacacttttgggcaggatcgtaaatggagaaatagccacaaatctgcccggggtgattttttcacaatttgggtttgttgcgaattagtgatgttattaatgtttaaaatattctctgatagtttcagatcggaatataactggcatcttgtttttttgagacatttttcaaggtaattcctaaactcaacattgtcaataatatttttaaaggccgatatctcaatttccaataatattttataataccataacttacgaactcaatatcttcgcttaggaatgtccgatttcattgggggaaacggcgttatctttatatttaagatatgtaaaagccTCACAacaattgataacctgcccaaaagtgtctggttttgacatgggacaTGACCGGACGTCACAAAATATTTCAACTACAATTACATATTTTGTTGAGATACATTTGCCTTCGAAGAAAGGAAAATGCAAACCAGACATATCTAAAGTCAATGTAATATCCAGTGATATCGGAGAAGATcaagaatacgtcaaagtgcgtacctcttcaaagaaaggaatatatataatatattcttctgtcgactttctgaagtctggtttatgaaacaacacgtctgacaatgtaagtggaaacaggggaCTGTATGcgacacacaccgacaccgcctggctaataattatttggtgcagaagggacactaaaatgaatacacgggatcgatacacgtgaattgctatgcacgattttgatatcagacgaaaatcttctgataccgggttagaaaatgatgaatatctcccgtcatgattttttctcaagaaaccagatttggtctcataaacttggaaatacgtgttgaacagatatgatagtcgctagaatgcgctttgaaaattggccgtgcgctttgaactcaaaatttgaccattttatattgcgttggtcctgttatggactacagcgtgcagcgtgtagtacagctgcactcactgtaggcagtataaaagtcgatgaccattgacctcaatggggtatacaagcttaatcacgcacaaccaagatcgattacccggctattgtgagtagccttagttatgtccctcgactaattattagtttaaaagagctttaaaggtttgaaccaaatggctaatcgtggctgtggatttaacctaccatggcgattcctgccatgaagatatagggtcgaagacactgtgcgacACAGGTCTGTTTCCTGAAGacattgtgtgaaaggtgaaaatagcaTCATTTTGGAGATAGacaactgtgcgaggattttatgcaaatgatataaaagtcttcagtggacttcgctgaacagtgatcctCTCATggcaagtgaatcaggatatacatcaagaaaATTGAGAAATTGAAGTTTACAGTCAACAACAACAAGAAGGCTGCTAGATAAGTAACTTTGCTAAAGAGTGTATGTATGATTGATTGTATGTGTTTATGTTGACTCACTAAAGTGTTGTTCGCGAATGGTTTAATTTAAACAATTCATCCAATAGGGATATCATATATATTCCTACTTGCAAAGGGGGTTAGGAATCTTAAGTCCTTTAACAATGTATGTTGCTAAAAAGCTGTCTTTTTATTACAATGTCTAAATTCTGATGATCCTTAAACAAAGTACAGTGCTCTGTCGTCCGTTCAGCTAGAATACTCTGTAGTCCATTGCCCattactctggatattgtatttaagcttaaaactcagatttaattaatgtgtgcacaattgatagattttcacaactgatctttccagtcaccgtactccctctgttagcttcccaagtggactactgactttggattgcggtttgcatgcttaacacggctgtctatggatgagattgtcgaatttctggcctactaaaattggccatggtgtaatgcatctttaaatggatctggcttgtgattggtcgcccatatctcgttatggtttaaatcctccgggcacctgccattaccattaataactacatgccactatgcggcctttgtgttgtgtaattgcatgagcgcgtcagtaagtgcatgagcgcgtcttgtatttgcttgcggttatattggattgataaacaagtatgattgacagtacgtgtgttagggactttgcccgttcaaagtcccgtttagaatgcaatgtccatagtcgatttttaacttggACTtttgcgattaataaactggtagattctaaaatcagaattgttcagtattgaagtgccaatataattatgacattatgatatgttgcattcaataatataagcctacgtacattttacttttactgtcactaatataattattttaagtaTTTTGCACTCAGCACAATTGAATTGGTATTAActgatgtgcaaagtattaaagTTCGATAACAAACCAAGGTCACAAAACTGAGCCactcagcagcagatagttacttaacaccaatatcagtagttgtatatttaatgtttttataatataaaacataaatgaAGAGTTCAGAATGATTCAGAATGTCGAACTACTTCGTATCCAGAAGTATTAACTATAGagagcacacctctaaatcaatgcgccatttgtgtaaccctaacgaGTTCCGGTAACATACAAACACGTTTTTGAGGTATTCTGAGCttctttttggactcgtaatcaGAGAGTAGCATGTTATAACTTATAGCTTAATTAAAAGTTTAATGCCTATACCTGAATTTGAATCTCTATAACAGTCGCATTTTTATTATCAAGACTAGGTCCGCGAATTGAAAGATCGGAAACGGGTTTGAAGTTTAGAGAGCAGGTCAAAAACATTCCTTCATCAACACACACCAATAGTCATTTCACAAATAACctttttctaaaagtttaaaccgACTTTCAGCACGCACAAaaatccaactaaccttgaattttcgatgtgaaacacatcttcatcagaagaagtcctaggatttgcccttttgttgaccattggcgacttttgggGTGAAGATGCAGCAAAAACCTGAATCTTGGCTACGGTGCCTTAAATCTTCATCATAAGGAATAAAGGACTTAAAGTATGCAAATATTAGGGAACTGGGCCGGAGGTTGTTGTTATAGCACCACCACGCATAATGAAATTATATCACACCATCCGGGACACCATCATATAAAGTTTCTGTCTGGTAGGGTGGGGATCACAGATGAAAAACACATTATTCTATTGAAGCATTtgttaaaatttacatttttaatttCATAAGCTCTTGATAAGGTTCATACTATAATAGAGGGCGCTTTCTGTTTCTTAAACATCTCGTGTCCATTGATTGTCTCATGCAGAGAGTATATAAATACAATATAGCCTACATCTAAttcttttgtttatttatatgtaCTATAATTCTATATAGAGGGGAACTATCACATAAGGCGAGAAACATGATACTTTTGTGCGTACAAATTAAAAGGTAGTTTCTTTGCAGCAATGCTTAGAAAAATAAATTTTCATACGTTATAGCCTTTTCAAGACTACTGTGAAAAAATACCATTATTATAATACTGATAAGGGCATTTCATTTTTGTCTAAATAACGATATAGAACTAACTTAAATTATAACAAACTAGCTATTTTCAACCAAACCTATATAGATATTTTATCATTTATACTTATAAAGAgacacttcgtgatccacagcatccccAACTTACTCCAAAACAAAATTGAGCTTTGTTATACAATCAAAAACGTGGAATATAGGCCTAATGCGCTTGTGTGCATAACATTTCAAGTTTATACGGTCGTTTGAAGCGATATCGTACGACTCGTAATTCCAGCTATTGACAG from Amphiura filiformis chromosome 5, Afil_fr2py, whole genome shotgun sequence includes these protein-coding regions:
- the LOC140153638 gene encoding transmembrane protein 26-like, yielding MCKSPPPRSCSVASVKGVAVRVLYAIHVIVCLWKVMGVVDSISTEENMVTDFFGEMTKKLKYYLVGILGFYLLLTTVECGVIVKRQGGEWKWFSPSILLYLLMVIPCIWVVEWQMYFGRMDHRLNNSISTCNPEDFSQLNEEKTALLGFPENGDFTSKYGMTSRDWSLGLQQVMLFVLIVGRWLSPKGDISRDQLSQLLMVHFGTAADILEYVTEGLSNSVVMCNHRHILIVLVVWSLSMFQFTLSPTATRSKKKGAKKQMSCICFDTEIWSIVVSTCVQDAPFLGTRLYFMVVHQSRNQSSIFFTCKNALLLLIQTYRVIIIILDSKKKPRKRKKKTKFNLQSSPAPRRRGPAKSSSGRFRNPHLRLPRFIRNIIDRYRIRRQRPSSSAAKPRGNKEEGCLSGLKCITLPKRSTTSNSTGGRRWTLAALRPGRPNPPEQRRRHSSKGVLKGVFRTSPPKESDQRCATFI